The Synechococcus sp. RS9916 DNA segment CGTGCAGACCAAACGAGGTTGCCCCCATAACTGTTGCTACTGCGTCTATACCGTGGTGGAGGGCAAGCAGGTGCGCCTCAACCCAGTGGCTGAGGTCGTGAAGGAGATGCGTCAGCTGTATGACCGGGGAGTTCGGGGCTTCTGGTTCACCGATGCCCAGTTCATTCCGGCGCGGCGTTACATCGAGGATGCCAAGGAGCTTCTGCGGGCGGTCAAGGCGGAAGGGCTGACAGGGATTCGCTGGGCTGCCTATATCCGTGCCGACAATCTGGATCCCGAATTGGCTCAGCTGATGGTGGAAACCGGCATGAGCTATTTCGAGATCGGCATCACCTCAGGCTCCCAGGAGCTCGTGCGCAAAATGCGCATGGGTTACAACCTGCGCACCGTGCTCGAGAGCTGCCGCATGTTGGCTGCCGCCGGTTTTCGTGATCACGTGTCGGTCAACTACTCTTTCAACGTGATTGACGAGCGTCCGGAGACGATCCGACAGACCGTGGCGTATCACCGTGAGATGGAGCGGATCTTTGGTGCCGATCGGGTTGAACCCGCCATCTTTTTCATCGGCCTGCAGCCGCACACCCACCTTGAGCAATACGGCTTCGATCAGGGCCTAATCAAGCCGGGCTACAACCCGATGAGCATGATGCCCTGGACAGCCCGCAAGCTGCTCTGGAATCCGGAGCCCATGGGCAGCACCTTTGGTCGGATTTGTTTGGAAGCCTTTGACCGTGATCCCAGCAACTTCGGTCGCACTGTGATTGACCTGCTCGAGAGGGATTACGGCAAAGCCCCTCTCGAGCAAGCCCTGCGCGCGCCTGTTCAGGGACGCGCTGCCCTCGCCAACGCTGTGAGCTGAACGCCTAACAGCAGTCCCATCGCCAGGATTCCCACCAGCCCCCCAAGGGGATTACCCCCTGGGCCGACCAACCAGAGCGGGGCTTGTGGTGACCACTGCAGCAGTCCTGCCTGCAGCACAAACCAGCCTCCAACCAGGCCGCCGTGCAGTCCGACGCACCCCCACAGCGATCCCTGGTCGAGGCGCCGACGGGTGGCCAGTGCCATTCCTAGCAGGAAGAGGCCGAGCAGGAGCCCGAGCATGGGCCAGACCCCCAGGTTGAAGCGGGTGTGCACCAGGCTGAAAATCAGAGCCTGGGCCGGCACGGCACGACGCGCACCGATCAGCAGCGTCAATTCTCCCCAGAGCCATCCGCGAAACAGCAGTTCCTCGGCCAGGCCCACGCCGAAGCAGAGCAACAGTGCGTTCAACCACTGTCCTGGACCGGTATCCCCAAGCCAGTAGGCCCAGCGTCCAGCGAAGCTGATCAGGCTGATCAGCAGCAGCAGGCCGGCGGCAGACGTCAGGCCAAAGATCAACCCCAAACGCTTGGCCGGCGCATCGTTGGATCGCTGCAGTCCCAGTTGCTTCCAGGGGTGACGGGTGCTCCAGCGGATGCGGACCCAGCTCGGCAGCACGACCAGGAACAGCACAAAACTGATCACGGTGCCCAGCAGGTCCCGGCTGGCGGTGGGCAGGGTTGGAATTAGGCGCGCCACCGGTTGCATCACCAGCCAGCCCAGTCCGTAGAGCAGTGGGATCAGAGTGATGGTGGGAATCCAGCGCCAGCGTTGGCCGAGCCAGCTGGTCCAAGCTGGATGAAAACGAGGGCTGCTCAGCTCTCTGGCTCCAGCGTGCTGGTCAGTCCCTTGGCCTTGAGGGTTTCGCAGTAGAACTCAGCCGGTTCGAGGTCGCAGACGATCACCAGACCGACACCTGAGTTGTGGGCTTCGAGCATCACGGCCATCGCATCCTGCTCACTCAGCTGGGGAACCACCTGCTGAAGGGTGCTCACCACATATTCCATGCTGTTCACCGGATCGTTGTGCAGGAGCACCTTGTAGCGGGGTGACCGCTTGCGGACCCGTTCGGTTTGCTTGTCGAGAACGGCAGCCCCACCTGGGCCTGGGCTCGTGGTGTTCACCGCCATAGCCGACTCCCTTCGAAGGCTCCAATCTACGTGGCGGGATTAAGGAGGAACCCCTCCCTACAGGGATTGGTGGGGAGGGGGCGATGGCTCAGAGGGCGCGGATCCGGCGCATGGCCTCGTCAACATTGGCGCGGCTGTTGAACGCGGAGAGTCGGAAGTAACCCTCACCGGCGGCGCCGAAGCCGCTGCCAGGCGTTCCCACCACGTGGGCTTTGTTGAGCAGGTGATCGAAGAAGCCCCAGGAGTCCATGCCAGTTGGGGTTTTCAGCCAGACGTAGGGCGCATGCTCACCACCATGAACCTCGATGCCTGCGGCACTCAGTTCCCGACGAATGATGGCAGCGTTCTCCATATAGAAGCCCACCAGCGCTTTGATCTCTAGTTGGCCCTGATCGGAGTAGACCGCCTCAGCCCCTCGCTGGATGATGTAGCTGACGCCGTTGAACTTGGTGCTCTGACGGCGATTCCACAGGCCCCAGAGTTCAACGTCGGAGCCGTCTTCAGCTTTTCCTTTCAGCCCCTTGGGCACCACGGTGAGAGCACAGCGGGTGCCGGTGAAACCGGCGTTCTTCGAGAAGGAGCGGAACTCGATGGCGCACTCGCGAGCACCCTCAATCTCATAGATGGAATGCGGCAGTTCGGGGTCCTGGATGAAGGCCTCATAGGCCGCGTCAAACAGGATTAGCGCCTTGTTGGCACGGGCGTAATCCACCCAGGCTTTGAGCTGGGCCTTGGTGGCCACCGCGCCTGTGGGGTTGTTGGGGAAGCACAGGTAGATCAGGTCCACCGGCTCGCTGGGGATCTGGGCGGTGAACCCGTTCTCGGCACTGATCGGCAGATAGGTCAGACCGCCATAGCGACCGTTGTCGCCGGCGTCGCCGGTGCGGCCCGCCATCACATTGCTGTCGACGTAAACGGGATACACCGGGTCGGTGACCGCGATGCGATTTCCGCTGCCCAGGATGTCGAGGATGTTGCTGCTATCGCACTTCGAGCCATCGGAGACAAAGATCTCTTCCGCCGTGATGTCGCAACCGCGTGACTGGAAATCGTGCTTGGCGATGGCTTCCCGCAGCCAGCCGTAGCCCTGCTCAGGGCCATAACCGTGAAAGCCTGCATTGGTGCCCATCTCGTCGACGGCGGCCTTCATCGCCTCGCGGCAAGCGAGGGGCAGGGGCTCGGTGACATCGCCGATGCCCAGACGGATCAGAGCCGCATCAGGGGTCGCCTCGCTGAAGGCCTTGACCCGCCTTGCAATCTCGGGGAAAAGGTATCCGGCCTTGAGTTTGAGGTAGTTGCTGTTGACCTGAACCACGGAATAACGGGATGTCTTGCCCGGCATCCTGCTACGCGGCGCGGCGTGCTGTCGGTTTGCGGTCGGTCCATACGATGGAATCACTGCCCTGCTGGCCATGACCGTCGCGTCCCCGAGTCTGGAGCCGGTCGATTTCGACAGCCTGGTGAATGCCGGCATCAATCGACCTGCCCGCTACATGGGCCATGAACTGGGAGTCGAGCCTCGCGATTGGTCGGCTGCCCGTGTGCGCTGGGCTCTCACTTATCCCGAGATCTACGAGGTGGGCTCCAGCAATCTGGGCCACATCATTCTGTATTCGATTCTTAACGCCGTACCTGGCCAGCTTTGTGACCGTGCCTATCTGCCGGCCCCGGATCTGGCGGAACGGTTGCGGGAGCGGCAGCAACCGTTGTTTGCGGTCGAAAGTCGCCGTCCCTTGCCGGCTTTCGACATCCTCGGCTTCAGTCTCAGCTACGAGCTCGGGGCGACCAACATCCTGGAAATGTTGGATCTCGCGGCAGTGCCTCTGCGCGCTGCTGACCGCGGCGATCTCCCCCTCAGCGATCCCGAGGCGCCACCGCTGATCTTTGCCGGTGGTCCAACGGCGACCAGCAATCCTGAGCCCTATGCGGCCTTCTTTGACTTCATCGCCCTTGGAGACGGGGAGGAGCTGCTGCCGGAGATCGGTCTGGTGGTGGCGGAAGCGAAGGCTGCCGGTTGGTCCCGTTCACGCCTGCTACGTGATCTGGCGCAGGTGCCTGGGGTCTATGTGCCGTCTCTGTATGCGCCCGGAGCGGATGGAGTCACGGTGGAGCCGTTGCACCCAGAGCTGCCATCCCGCCCTCTGCGGCGGGTGGCCACGCCCATGCCCCACTACGCCATGGGCCTTGTGCCCCATGTGGAGACGGTGCATGACCGACTCACGGTGGAGATTCGACGCGGTTGTACCCGTGGGTGCCGTTTTTGCCAGCCCGGCATGCTCACCCGGCCTGCTCGCGATGTTGAGCCCGAGGCGGTGATTGAAGCGGTTGAAACCGGCATGAAGCAGACCGGCTACAGCGACTTTTCGTTGCTCTCGCTGAGTTGCAGCGACTATCTGGCGCTTCCGGCCGTTGGGGTGGAGCTGCGCAATCGGCTCGCGGATCAGAACGTGACGCTGCAGCTTCCCAGCCAGCGGGTGGACCGGTTTGACGACGACATCGCCCACATCCTCGGTGGTGGTCGTCAGGCTGGGCTCACCTTCGCTCCCGAGGCCGGCACCCAGCGCCTGCGCGACATCGTCAACAAAGGACTGACGGATGACGACCTGCTGAATGGCATCCGCACGGCGATGCAGAACGGCTACCGCAAGGTGAAGCTCTATTTCATGATCGGTCTTCCTGGCGAGACCGACGCCGACGTCCTCGGCATCGCCGAGACCTGCGTGATGCTTCAGCAGCGGTGCAGAGATCTGGGGCGGCTGAGCCTCAACATCACGATCAGCAATTTCACGCCGAAGCCCCATACACCGTTTCAATGGCACAGCGTTTCCACCGCTGAATTTCAGCGACGGCAGGGCTTGCTGCGGGAGGCTACCCGCCGGTTGCGTGGGGTGCGCTTCAACTTCACGGATGTCCGTCTGTCGGCGATGGAGGACTTCGTGGGCCGTGGCGATCGCCGCTTGGCTCCAGTGATTGAGGCTGCCTGGCGGGCCGGCGCGGGCATGGATGCCTGGTTTGAAGCATTGGATCGCACCTACGAGGCCTGGACCGGTGCCATCGCTGCGGCCGGATTGGACGGGCGTTATCGCGCGTTGGAGCTGGGGGGCTGGGGCGCGGCCAATGCGCTGAGCCCGGAGGATCTCGACAGTTTTTGTGCCCAGCCGCTGCCCTGGGATCACATTGACTCAGGCATTGATAAAAGCTGGCTGGCGGAGGACCTGCAGCGGGCGCTGGCGGCGGCTGTGGTGCCTGATTGTTCCTTCGATGGCTGCAGCACCTGCGGGGTGTGTGGCCCTGACCTGGGTCACAACGTGGTGGTGCCGCCACCGGTGATCCCGACCCAGGTGCCCACCCAGCCGCCGGCCAGTGAACGGGTTTCCCGGTTGCGTTTCCGGTTCAGCAAGACCGGAGCGATGGCGTTGCTCAGCCACCTGGACGTGGTGCGCATGCTTGAGCGATCCCTGCGCCGTTCCGGGTTGCCGGTGAGTTTCACCGGTGGTTTTCACCCTCTTCCCCGGCTTCAGCTGGCTCTCGCACTTCCTCTGGGGGTGGAAGCCCATGGCGAATGGATGGATCTGGAGTTTCTGAAGGCCATGGACCCTGAGGAGGTGATGCAGGCATGGCAACAGACCCTCCCCGATGACTTTCGGTTGTTGTCAGCCCAGTCGGTGCCTGTGTCGGATCCCAGCCTGTCGCAACGTTTGGCTTCGGCCCAATGGCGA contains these protein-coding regions:
- a CDS encoding TIGR03960 family B12-binding radical SAM protein, with amino-acid sequence MTVASPSLEPVDFDSLVNAGINRPARYMGHELGVEPRDWSAARVRWALTYPEIYEVGSSNLGHIILYSILNAVPGQLCDRAYLPAPDLAERLRERQQPLFAVESRRPLPAFDILGFSLSYELGATNILEMLDLAAVPLRAADRGDLPLSDPEAPPLIFAGGPTATSNPEPYAAFFDFIALGDGEELLPEIGLVVAEAKAAGWSRSRLLRDLAQVPGVYVPSLYAPGADGVTVEPLHPELPSRPLRRVATPMPHYAMGLVPHVETVHDRLTVEIRRGCTRGCRFCQPGMLTRPARDVEPEAVIEAVETGMKQTGYSDFSLLSLSCSDYLALPAVGVELRNRLADQNVTLQLPSQRVDRFDDDIAHILGGGRQAGLTFAPEAGTQRLRDIVNKGLTDDDLLNGIRTAMQNGYRKVKLYFMIGLPGETDADVLGIAETCVMLQQRCRDLGRLSLNITISNFTPKPHTPFQWHSVSTAEFQRRQGLLREATRRLRGVRFNFTDVRLSAMEDFVGRGDRRLAPVIEAAWRAGAGMDAWFEALDRTYEAWTGAIAAAGLDGRYRALELGGWGAANALSPEDLDSFCAQPLPWDHIDSGIDKSWLAEDLQRALAAAVVPDCSFDGCSTCGVCGPDLGHNVVVPPPVIPTQVPTQPPASERVSRLRFRFSKTGAMALLSHLDVVRMLERSLRRSGLPVSFTGGFHPLPRLQLALALPLGVEAHGEWMDLEFLKAMDPEEVMQAWQQTLPDDFRLLSAQSVPVSDPSLSQRLASAQWRFSLSPASSDGGRDAFVESVALACRGLMESGQLMWHDTDKKGRPRERDCRPSLLDLRCQPCNGVGAPVAELELHAAIDAMGRSLKPSQIQHWLQEQLNQDLQMERVQRLALLLQ
- a CDS encoding CPBP family intramembrane glutamic endopeptidase; protein product: MQPVARLIPTLPTASRDLLGTVISFVLFLVVLPSWVRIRWSTRHPWKQLGLQRSNDAPAKRLGLIFGLTSAAGLLLLISLISFAGRWAYWLGDTGPGQWLNALLLCFGVGLAEELLFRGWLWGELTLLIGARRAVPAQALIFSLVHTRFNLGVWPMLGLLLGLFLLGMALATRRRLDQGSLWGCVGLHGGLVGGWFVLQAGLLQWSPQAPLWLVGPGGNPLGGLVGILAMGLLLGVQLTALARAARP
- a CDS encoding photosystem II high light acclimation radical SAM protein: MVSASSSSASAPAAGERVLLVRLPCNPIFPIGPIYLADHLHKCFPGLPQRILDLAALPVLDVERVLRTVVDQFRPTLLVFSWRDIQIYAPVDGRGGNPLQNSFEVFYARNPLKRLRGALGGLRLMTSHYGELWRNQRLVSQGLQMARRHHPDARAVLGGGAVSVFYEQLGRSLPKGTIVSLGEGEPLLEKLLSGGSLAQERCFVVGESPRPGLIHEQPESRPKTACDYDYIASIWPQLNWYLEGGDFYVGVQTKRGCPHNCCYCVYTVVEGKQVRLNPVAEVVKEMRQLYDRGVRGFWFTDAQFIPARRYIEDAKELLRAVKAEGLTGIRWAAYIRADNLDPELAQLMVETGMSYFEIGITSGSQELVRKMRMGYNLRTVLESCRMLAAAGFRDHVSVNYSFNVIDERPETIRQTVAYHREMERIFGADRVEPAIFFIGLQPHTHLEQYGFDQGLIKPGYNPMSMMPWTARKLLWNPEPMGSTFGRICLEAFDRDPSNFGRTVIDLLERDYGKAPLEQALRAPVQGRAALANAVS
- a CDS encoding LL-diaminopimelate aminotransferase; the protein is MVQVNSNYLKLKAGYLFPEIARRVKAFSEATPDAALIRLGIGDVTEPLPLACREAMKAAVDEMGTNAGFHGYGPEQGYGWLREAIAKHDFQSRGCDITAEEIFVSDGSKCDSSNILDILGSGNRIAVTDPVYPVYVDSNVMAGRTGDAGDNGRYGGLTYLPISAENGFTAQIPSEPVDLIYLCFPNNPTGAVATKAQLKAWVDYARANKALILFDAAYEAFIQDPELPHSIYEIEGARECAIEFRSFSKNAGFTGTRCALTVVPKGLKGKAEDGSDVELWGLWNRRQSTKFNGVSYIIQRGAEAVYSDQGQLEIKALVGFYMENAAIIRRELSAAGIEVHGGEHAPYVWLKTPTGMDSWGFFDHLLNKAHVVGTPGSGFGAAGEGYFRLSAFNSRANVDEAMRRIRAL
- the clpS gene encoding ATP-dependent Clp protease adapter ClpS; the encoded protein is MAVNTTSPGPGGAAVLDKQTERVRKRSPRYKVLLHNDPVNSMEYVVSTLQQVVPQLSEQDAMAVMLEAHNSGVGLVIVCDLEPAEFYCETLKAKGLTSTLEPES